The Caloranaerobacter sp. TR13 genome contains the following window.
ATGGTATTCTTCTATTTTTTACTCTTGTAATATCCATATTATTGAGATATATCTTACCCTCTGTAGGCTCCTCTTCTTTTAAAAGTAATTTTATTAGTGTCGATTTACCAGCACCACTCGAACCAACTATAAAAACAAATTCGCCTTTATCTATGTGAATATTTATATTCGACAGCGCTTTTACCCCATTACTGTACTCTTTACTAACATTTATAAAATCTATCATTTTACCACTCCAGTCTTTTTCTTCTGTTCTCTGTAATTTAATTCGACATAATGCTTATATTTCCTTCATAATTTTCATTCCAAATATAGGTAAGTAGTATCATTTTATCTATCTAAAGTTTTATATATCAACAATAATAGATAGAATTCTATAGCATCTCTAAAAATTCTCAAGTTAAACCCAGTATCCTTTTGTATTTTATCTAACCTATATATTAACGTATTTCTATGAATATATAACTTCCTTGCAGTTTCACTAATGTTTAAATTACACTCAAAAAAATATATTGCAGTTTTAATTTCATCAGAGCTTAACTGCTTTATACCGTACTTTAAAGTTTCATCATAAATGCTTAATAACATTCTCTCATCTATCTGAGATAATATTCTGTATACTGTGAGCTTTTCATAAAAATATATATTTTCTGGAATATTAAACTTACGCCCTAGTAGCAAAGCGGTTTTTCCTTCTTGGTACGCTTTTTTTATATTAAGAGGCAAATTAATAGAACTTACTCCAATTTCAACTTTTTGTAAAAGCTCTGTTTCAATAGCCTTTACAATTTGTACTGGAATCTCTAAAAATTCTGCATTATTCTTTATAATAATCGCAAATAAATCTTCGTCTAATCTACAAAATACGATATCGTCTCCTATTATATTCTTAATAATTGTAGCGATATCTGAATTTTCTGTTTCATTATAAATTCTAATAATTGCTACTACTAGTTCTTCATCTAATTTTATCCTATTATTTTCTAAAATTCTTTTAATACTTTTTTCATCTAAATCTTCTAAAAATAATCTTTTTATATCTTCATTTTCTTTTTTTATCTCATTAGCACTTAAATCTTCTAAAATTATCTTTATCAAAGCTTTTTCTCTATCTGTCAATTCAACATCGTGCTTTACAAATAAATAATATTCTTCACCATCTAACATAAAGCTACATATACACTCTACATCATCTGTCGAAATTTCTTTCTTATCCCATTCGTTAACTAACAGTACACTTTCTCCAATAATTCCACTTATTTTATTTATTATTCGTTCAAT
Protein-coding sequences here:
- a CDS encoding CdaR family transcriptional regulator, whose product is MLTKLEIERIINKISGIIGESVLLVNEWDKKEISTDDVECICSFMLDGEEYYLFVKHDVELTDREKALIKIILEDLSANEIKKENEDIKRLFLEDLDEKSIKRILENNRIKLDEELVVAIIRIYNETENSDIATIIKNIIGDDIVFCRLDEDLFAIIIKNNAEFLEIPVQIVKAIETELLQKVEIGVSSINLPLNIKKAYQEGKTALLLGRKFNIPENIYFYEKLTVYRILSQIDERMLLSIYDETLKYGIKQLSSDEIKTAIYFFECNLNISETARKLYIHRNTLIYRLDKIQKDTGFNLRIFRDAIEFYLLLLIYKTLDR